In Trichoderma breve strain T069 chromosome 4, whole genome shotgun sequence, the following proteins share a genomic window:
- a CDS encoding peroxin-3 domain-containing protein, whose product MFSSARRWLHRNRTPIAIGVGVVGAGYAVTQYVLSKINDARERMSSDRIAKENLRRRFEQNQEDCTFTVLALLPTATGNVITALNTERITYEIQQIKSSARSLKGIQTTSPPSIADTTLTEDDSKSTISVPVDIGMPFTTDGSQQELAPPRPRKTKRQLWDDLTISAITRSFTLIYTLALLTMLTRVQLNLLGRRSYLSSVVALATGSQQATINLENNDDDNPNQTYGSDFDTNRKYLTFSWWLLNKGWIEVMQRVESSVRTVFGSLSPRDLVTFDRVSQLTAEVRKLIEGSSNERKGSDWLAFLLPPKDKEDEVIRESGILDDAGMGPQDGAQVSPAALRRLLDETADLIESPAFSHVLTLILDSGFSLLVDKKLATEAFEFSLDDAPTAVATTASLKRTRAILLPKILSVLTRQAHVIGNGMPNEYLQEMETVRDLEAFSAVVYSSNWENEMKEDGLMESAVYLKSEDTQSQSTQVESSVVIVEPQATADLEGAWARAADKRA is encoded by the exons ATGTTTTCTTCAGCCCGGCGCTGGCTGCATCGGAACCGGACGCCAATTGCCATCGGCGTTGGAGTCGTCGGTGCCGGCTATGCCGTGACGCAGTATGTGCTGTCCAAGATCAACGATGCGCGCGAGCGCATGAGCAGCGACCGAATCGCCAAGGAGAA TCTTCGCCGTCGATTCGAGCAGAACCAAGAGGACTGCACGTTTACCGTCCTGGCTCTCCTGCCTACCGCCACCGGCAACGTCATCACGGCCCTCAACACGGAACGCATCACCTACGAGATCCAGCAGATCAAGAGCTCGGCGAGGAGCCTTAAGGGCATCCAGACGACTAGCCCGCCCAGTATTGCCGATACCACCCTCACCGAAGATGATAGCAAGAGCACCATCAGTGTGCCTGTTGATATCGGCATGCCCTTCACCACAGATGGCTCCCAACAGGAGCTCGCTCCTCCGAGACCACGAAAGACCAAGAGGCAGCTGTGGGATGACCTCACCATCAGCG CCATTACGAGATCATTCACGCTCATCTACACCCTCGCCCTCCTTACCATGCTCACCAGGGTCCAACTAAACCTGCTGGGTCGACGCAGCTATTTATCCAGCGTTGTTGCTCTCGCCACTGGCAGCCAACAGGCCACCATCAATCTTGAGAACAATGACGATGACAACCCCAACCAGACATACGGCAGCGACTTTGACACGAACCGCAAGTACCTGACCTTTAGCTGGTGGTTGCTAAATAAGGGGTGGATTGAAGTCATGCAACGTGTCGAGAGCTCTGTACGAACCGTctttggcagcctcagcccCCGCGATCTTGTCACCTTTGACCGCGTCTCCCAGTTGACCGCAGAGGTCAGAAAGCTCATCGAAGGATCCTCCAACGAACGCAAGGGATCGGATTGGCTGGCCTTCCTGTTGCCCCCGAAAGATAAGGAAGACGAGGTCATCCGTGAGTCTGGCATCTTGGATGACGCAGGTATGGGCCCTCAGGACGGCGCCCAGGTTTCACCCGCCGCGCTGAGGCGGCTGCTCGATGAGACGGCAGATCTTATTGAATCACCGGCCTTTTCGCACGTTCTGACCCTGATTCTCGACTCTGGATTCTCGTTGCTTGTGGATAAGAAGCTGGCCACCGAGGCTTTCGAGTTTTCTCTGGACGACGCCCCCACTGCAGTGGCAACGACGGCCAGCCTCAAGCGCACCAGGGCCATTCTTCTGCCCAAGATTCTCTCTGTTTTGACACGACAGGCTCATGTCATTGGCAATGGCATGCCAAATGAATATCTCCAGGAAATGGAGACGGTGCGCGACCTCGAGGCCTTCTCTGCAGTTGTATACTCTAGCAACTGGGAGAATGAAATGAAGGAGGATGGGCTCATGGAGAGTGCCGTTTACCTCAAGTCTGAAGACACTCAGTCTCAATCAACTCAGGTCGAGAGCAGCGTCGTCATTGTTGAGCCCCAGGCTACTGCTGACCTTGAAGGCGCATGGGCAAGGGCAGCGGACAAACGAGCTTGA
- a CDS encoding autophagy-related protein → MDQQKPPEFILDVFTDPRSVRDVVKGILHTIFFNRFFPSLAPRTHEVLDVTLPFVNDDELETLIEQRAYALERQLDAERLSNSGGQAGGAPVKGEKMSGPGMGDGGSGGRGQITVQFFERKRKKAWPFGRADEEVCWETWTIKVTVAEPRTENERAKVRRAMEQTLFATAMKIVTFVNTHKDHIPPITTQGGNPFPYKINLESKETSWASRIRIY, encoded by the exons atggatCAGCAAAAACCCCCGGAATTCATACTCGACGTCTTTACAGACCCTCGATCTGTTCGCGACGTGGTTAAAG GCATACTGCACACAATCTTCTTTAACCGattctttccttctctcgCCCCCCGAACACACGAGGTCTTGGATGTCACTCTTCCCTTCGTCAACGACGATGAGCTGGAGACGCTGATCGAGCAACGCGCCTATGCGCTCGAGCGCCAGCTCGATGCCGAACGACTATCCAATTCGGGTGGCCAGGCCGGAGGCGCACCGgtcaagggagagaaaatgagCGGCCCTGGCATGGGggacggcggcagcggagGAAGGGGCCAGATCACCGTCCAGTTCTTCGAGCGAAAACGCAAAAAGGCCTGGCCGTTTGGCCGCGCAGACGAAGAGGTCTGCTGGGAAACTTGGACAATCAAAGTCACTGTCGCTGAACCGAGAACGGAAAACG AACGAGCCAAAGTCCGCAGAGCCATGGAGCAAACCCTCTTCGCAACCGCCATGAAAATCGTCACCTTTGTCAACACCCACAAAGACCACATCCCCCCCATCACCACCCAGGGCGGCAACCCTTTCCCCTACAAGATCAACCTCGAGTCCAAGGAGACCAGCTGGGCGTCTCGCATACGCATCTACTAG
- a CDS encoding protein kinase domain-containing protein, producing METPPQSPGYGVKSVKSAPPYGLQSPRLTVNDRDDVPEDRPSLASAVTEPVRLAGFASPIRQHKRTPSAHREIKETLDARVEFSNDETDGRTHHRINQYVIQEEIGRGSYGAVHLATDQFGNEFAVKEFSKVRLRRRAQSMAMRQGPGGPSRRMPGRGGIMPSQLMGLRDSEKNDALFYIREEIAIMKKLNHPNLAQLIEVLDDPDEDSLYIVMEMCKKGVIMKVGLGEQAEPYPDEECRFWFRDLILGIEYLHAQGVIHRDIKPDNLLLSEDDVLKVVDFGVSEMFEKPTNMRTAKSAGSPAFLPPELCSKHDKVSGTAADIWSMGVTLYCLKYGRIPFNKEAMLEIYEAIKTEEPELPKDESPSFVDLMGRLLDKNPETRITMPELREHPWVTKEGTDPLLSTEENCANPVEPPNELELSRAFTRKMNHLLCVMKAIHRFRCSLIASRRKKGISPPAGEQGGHKPTETANTNTSVADIAALITQQKTILASEAGEEKVQDQETATSDQEPPFLGIGTGARDAFSMDEKTPDVVSDSPTAVDFNVYDRAYEEAIKERMKPNQPSNPILYLTKHIKEKDYFKKLENLVDEAAVSPSPMKTAKENSKQLLDPLPLHPGNKLADLVSKISKVKVSDAPENSSKTKDQN from the exons atggagacACCTCCACAGTCACCCGGTTACGGCGTCAAGAGCGTCAAATCGGCGCCTCCGTACGGCCTTCAGTCGCCCAGACTCACCGTCAACGATCGCGACGATGTACCGGAAGATCGGCCCTCTCTGGCATCTGCCGT CACTGAACCCGTTCGTCTCGCTGGCTTCGCAAGTCCGATAAGACAGCATAAACGCACTCCCAGTGCACATCGTGAGATCAAA GAAACTCTGGACGCCCGTGTCGAGTTCTCCAATGATGAAACCGATGGTCGAACTCACCATAGAATAAACCAATATGTGATCCAAGAGGAAATCGGGCGAGGCTCTTACGGCGCTGTTCACCTGGCGACAGATCAGTTTGGGAATGAGTTT GCTGTCAAAGAGTTCTCCAAAGTCCGCCTACGAAGACGCGCACAGTCAATGGCCATGCGTCAAGGCCCTGGCGGACCATCACGACGCATGCCTGGTAGGGGAGGCATCATGCCCTCCCAGCTCATGGGGTTGAGAGACAGTGAAAAGAACGACGCACTGTTCTACATCCGAGAAGAGATTGCAATCATGAAGAAACTCAATCACCCCAACTTGGCCCAGCTTATCGAGGTGCTCGATGATCCGGATGAAGATTCTCTATACATCGTCATGGAGATGTGTAAGAAGGGAGTCATTATGAAGGTCGGCTTAGGCGAACAGGCAGAGCCATATCCCGACGAGGAGTGCAGATTTTGGTTCCGAGATTTGATATTAGGGATTGAGTATC TACATGCCCAGGGCGTCATTCACCGTGATATCAAACCTGACAACCTCCTGCTgtcagaagatgatgttctTAAAGTTGTTGACTTTGGAGTCTCGGAAATGTTTGAGAAGCCAACCAACATGAGAACAGCCAAGTCTGCTGGATCGCCTGCCTTTTTGCCTCCTGAATTATGTAGCAAGCATGACAAGGTTTCCGGAACGGCTGCAGACATCTGGTCCATGGGCGTCACTCTTTACTGTCTCAAGTACGGCAGAATCCCTTTCAACAAGGAGGCCATGCTTGAGATTTACGAAGCCATCAAGACCGAGGAGCCAGAACTACCAAAAGATGAGTCTCCTTCCTTTGTCGACCTAATGGGCAGGCTACTGGACAAGAACCCGGAAACACGAATCACCATGCCAGAGCTTCGA GAACATCCCTGGGTGACCAAGGAGGGGACGGACCCATTGCTTTCAACTGAAGAAAACTGTGCAAACCCCGTAGAGCCACCGAACGAGCTGGAGCTTAGCCGTGCCTTTACAAGAAAGATGAACCATCTTCTCTGTGTAATGAAGGCCATTCATCGGTTCAGATGTTCCTTGATAGCTAGCAGACGCAAGAAAGGCATTTCCCCTCCTGCAGGCGAACAAGGGGGGCACAAACCAACGGAAactgccaacaccaacacaTCAGTTGCCGACATTGCGGCACTCATCACACAACAAAAGACTATTCTTGCGTCCGAAGCCGGAGAGGAAAAGGTCCAAGATCAAGAAACCGCCACTAGTGACCAAGAGCCACCATTCTTGGGCATCGGCACGGGCGCAAGGGATGCCTTTTCCATGGATGAAAAGACACCCGATGTTGTGTCTGACTCGCCTACTGCAGTCGACTTCAACGTGTACGACCGAGCCTATGAAGAAGCAATCAAGGAGCGCATGAAACCGAACCAACCAAGCAATCCCATCCTGTATCTGACGAAGcacatcaaggagaaggactATTTTAAGAAACTGGAAAACTTGGTGGATGAGGCTGCCGTCTCACCATCCCCTATGAAGACTGCCAAAGAGAATTCCAAGCAGCTTCTAGaccctctccctcttcatccaggCAATAAATTGGCCGATCTCGTGTCCAAAATctccaaagtcaaagtctCAGATGCGCCCGAGAATAGCAGCAAGACAAAAGACCAAAATTAG
- a CDS encoding sybindin-like family domain-containing protein, whose translation MVVYSFYIFDRHTECVYVKSWMAAEGPGAAPVLSTSSDDAKLVFGTVFSLRNMVRKLGGDDDAFISYRTGQYKLHFYETPANLRFVMLTDTGSASMRNVLHQIYINLWVEYVVKNPLAPVEHKGGAGVNNELFELGLDQFIRGMM comes from the exons atgGTTGTCTACTCCTTCTACATCTTCGACCGCCACA CCGAGTGCGTCTACGTCAAGTCATGGATGGCGGCCGAGGGTCCCGGAGCCGCGCCCGTCCTGTCCACCTCCTCGGACGACGCCAAGCTCGTCTTCGGAACCGTCTTCTCCCTCCGCAACATGGTCCGCAagctcggcggcgacgacgacgcctTCATCAGCTACCGCACGGGGCAGTACAAGCTGCACTTCTACGAGACGCCCGCGAACCTTCGCTTCGTCATGCTTACGGACACGGGCTCGGCCAGCATGCGGAATGTGCTGCACCAGATTTACATCAACTTATGGGTGGAATACG TTGTCAAGAATCCGCTTGCACCAGTCGAACACAAGGGGGGTGCGGGTGTCAATAACGAGCTCTTTGAACTTGGCCTGGACCAGTTCATAAGGGGCATGATGTGA
- a CDS encoding forkhead domain-containing protein has protein sequence MAQPTRFYGSSRPLEVFNDDIFFENEAPAPMTSHAPMPNPSRPIRRPLGNSSSNVILEPASSSHGSKFSPFKNKTPRAPLKPSHGLNKFNGISMAPPTDKAPVTDSLQKKPQLSNFKTGLQKPPLTDHNAFFGKENVHPQIFPAPPAINISVEQYYQDPSGRKGLMEAAPIKEARVNKKSKAEEQSLPPHDSFPPITDDGTKPPHSYAQLIGMAILRSSKRRLTLAQIYKWISDNYSFYNPNDAGWQNSIRHNLSLHKNFIKIERPKDDPGKGNYWGIEPGTEFQFLKEKPTRKSVPTAENLPVMSTRLEPSRPTPALMPEPSLPPPAPIHHHQPQHANSLPPLPTSQATLSMPLEPSSDATILVSDNAPAEDLVEKGLDNELPLESSFFSPLPAALHSTPPVPRPERRNGTPPPMSRNPASSVTRTHKRKFASMDDSGYISSLESSAMRPNATRSAFFTSEADRHRIKRGRAEEEIARLRGSSPFSPTKSRSFSNYGLNSSSPFRQSHDNQMPPPLTPIVKKAKAIVQPPPSVSPNTNLRIHRAKVRHLLQSPLRRVANLSNDDSLPWSPAFRLDDNLFSFDTPNASHIPDFDIFQDLPVDDENVFDSIGCADAGSPIKRSVKRARLDRSISSSAIGDLSASKKIVSSAPLLKAPDTPSQFLETPSKAFEGLGSPSKLFQGSPIRGASPSKFVSLIELPGDGDWPSLHIDPNDFASGAGVDGSDFTGLDILQGFEKIGSGSQPSRGLKQSGKPTLGRSFSTTF, from the coding sequence ATGGCCCAGCCGACGCGCTTTTACGGCTCCTCCAGGCCGCTTGAAGTTTTCAATGACGACATCTTTTTCGAGAACGAAGCACCAGCACCCATGACCAGTCACGCACCCATGCCGAATCCATCCAGGCCTATTCGCCGTCCCCTTGGTAATTCAAGCTCAAACGTCATTCTCGAGcccgcatcatcatctcacgGCAGCAAATTCTCTCCCTTCAAGAACAAGACACCCAGAGCGCCGCTCAAACCCTCACACGGCCTCAACAAGTTCAACGGCATCTCAATGGCGCCTCCCACCGACAAGGCCCCGGTGACGGATTCGCTGCAAAAGAAGCCGCAgctctccaacttcaagACAGGCCTACAGAAGCCACCGCTCACGGATCACAACGCCTTCTTCGGCAAGGAAAATGTTCACCCTCAGATCTTCCCGGCACCTCCGGCTATTAATATCTCAGTGGAGCAGTACTACCAGGATCCAAGTGGGAGGAAGGGACTGATGGAGGCGGCACCAATCAAGGAAGCTCGAGTCAATAAGAAATCCAAGGCCGAGGAGCAATCACTACCACCGCACGATTCGTTCCCACCCATCACCGACGATGGTACAAAACCACCTCACAGCTACGCACAACTCATTGGAATGGCCATTCTACGGTCTTCAAAGCGTCGTCTCACCCTTGCTCAGATTTACAAGTGGATCAGCGACAACTATTCCTTCTACAACCCCAACGACGCAGGATGGCAAAACAGCATTCGACATAACCTGAGCTTGCACAAGAACTTCATCAAGATCGAACGACCAAAGGACGACCCCGGCAAGGGAAACTACTGGGGTATTGAGCCCGGCACCGAGTTTCAGttcctcaaggagaagccaaCGCGCAAATCGGTCCCAACTGCGGAGAACCTCCCCGTCATGTCAACTCGTCTGGAGCCCTCTCGACCAACGCCAGCACTGATGCCCGAGCCTTCGCTGCCACCCCCAGCTCCTattcatcaccaccagccgCAGCACGCAAACAgcctcccccctcttccGACTTCTCAGGCGACCTTGTCCATGCCCTTGGAGCCTTCCTCAGATGCCACCATCCTCGTGTCTGACAATGCGCCTGCTGAGGACCTGGTGGAAAAGGGTCTCGACAACGAATTGCCACTGGAatcgtccttcttctcgcctctACCTGCAGCTTTACACTCAACTCCACCTGTCCCTCGACCAGAGCGACGAAATGGCACACCACCTCCTATGAGCCGCAATCCTGCCTCGTCTGTGACTAGGACTCACAAGCGCAAGTTCGCTTCCATGGATGACAGCGGCTACATCTCCTCTCTCGAGTCATCTGCCATGCGCCCGAATGCAACCAGGTCAGCTTTCTTCACATCAGAGGCTGACAGGCACCGAATCAAGCGCGGCCgcgccgaggaggagattgcaCGACTCAGGGGATCCTCTCCTTTTAGCCCGACTAAGAGCCGTTCATTTTCCAACTATGGACTCAATTCATCGTCTCCTTTCCGACAGTCCCACGACAACCAGATGCCCCCTCCTCTCACTCCCATCGTtaagaaggccaaggccatcgTGCAGCCGCCACCCTCAGTTTCTCCCAACACGAACCTACGCATCCACCGCGCCAAGGTCCGCCACTTGCTGCAATCTCCCCTGCGACGAGTAGCCAACCTTTCCAATGATGACAGCCTGCCGTGGAGTCCTGCCTTCCGCCTTGATGATAACCTCTTCAGCTTTGACACACCCAACGCCAGCCATATTCCTGACTTTGACATCTTCCAAGATCTGCCggtggatgatgagaatgtTTTCGATAGCATCGGCTGTGCAGATGCTGGCTCCCCCATCAAGCGCTCTGTCAAGCGCGCTCGCCTCGATCGATCTATTTCTTCCTCAGCCATTGGAGACTTGTCAGCTTccaagaagattgtctcATCGGCGCCTTTGCTCAAGGCCCCTGATACACCTTCACAGTTTCTGGAAACGCCAAGCAAGGCCTTTGAGGGCCTCGGCTCCCCGTCCAAGCTCTTCCAAGGATCGCCCATCAGGGGTGCATCCCCGAGCAAGTTTGTCTCCTTAATAGAGCTTCCAGGAGACGGGGACTGGCCATCTCTCCACATCGACCCCAACGACTTTGCTTCAGGGGCAGGCGTGGATGGGTCAGACTTTACCGGCCTTGATATCCTTCAGGGGTTCGAGAAGATCGGATCTGGCTCACAACCCTCCAGAGGGCTGAAACAGAGCGGGAAACCTACCTTGGGCCGAAGCTTTTCAACCACCTTTTAG